In Scatophagus argus isolate fScaArg1 chromosome 14, fScaArg1.pri, whole genome shotgun sequence, the following proteins share a genomic window:
- the acaca gene encoding acetyl-CoA carboxylase 1 isoform X2, giving the protein MAQQDGAAKKNPAITPLHSHFMVGSVSEENSEDEIQGKPDVQLEEKETRSLSPSSGSSDSTYEMGFDHLDGPMHNLRPSMSGLHLVKQGRDRRRIDLQRDFTVASPAEFVTRFGGNKVIEKVLIANNGIAAVKCMRSIRRWAYEMFRNERAIRFVVMVTPEDLKANAEYIKMADHYVPVPGGTNNNNYANVELILDIAKRIPVQAVWAGWGHASENPKLPELLHKHGIAFMGPPSQAMWALGDKIASSIVAQTAGIPTLPWSGTGLTVEWTENNQKKRIINVPTDVYELGCIQDVEDGLKAAEKIGYPVMVKASEGGGGKGIRKVNCVEDFPNLFRQVQAEVPGSPIFVMQLAKHARHLEVQILADQYGNAISLFGRDCSVQRRHQKIIEEAPATIATSDVFEDMEKCAVRLAKMVGYVSAGTVEYLYSQDGSFYFLELNPRLQVEHPCTEMVADVNLPAAQLQIAMGIPLQRIKDIRMLYGVQPWGDSPIDFEGLSTAPSPRGHVIAARITSENPDEGFKPSSGTVQELNFRSNKNVWGYFSVAAAGGLHEFADSQFGHCFSWGENREEAISNMVVALKELSIRGDFRTTVEYLIKLLETESFQHNSIDTGWLDRLISEKMQAERPDTMLGIVSGALHVADVNLRNSVSNFLHSLERGQVLPAHTLLNTVDVELIYEGTKYVLKVTRQSPNSYVVIMNNSSAEVDVHRLSDGGLLLSYDGSSYTTYMKEEVDRYRITIGNKTCVFERENDPSMLRSPSAGKLIQYTVEDGGHVFSGQCYAEIEVMKMVMTLTAAESGCIHYVKRAGAALEPGCVIAKLQLDDPSRVQQAELYTGALPSVQAVALRGEKLHRVFHNTLDHLVHIMNGYCLPEPFFSAKLKEWVERLMKTMRDPSLPLLELQDIMTSVSGRIPPAVEKAIKKEMAQYASNITSVLCQFPSQQIANILDSHAATLNKKSEREVFFMNTQSIVQLVQKYRSGIRGHMKAVVMDLLRQYLKVEIQFQNGHYDKCVFALREENKGDMANVLNYIFSHAQVTKKNLLVTMLIDQLCGRDPTLTDELMTILTELTQLSKTTNAKVALRARQVLIASHLPSYELRHNQVESIFLSAIDMYGHQFCIENLQKLILSETSIFDVLPNFFYHSNQVVRMAALEVYVRRAYIAYELNSVQHRQLRDNTCIVEFQFMLPTSHPNRGNIPTLNRKMSAPILDNVKAMDTKLQETKSQDLKAQDSKSKDDSPGKTNASDLESVDRMSFSSNLNHYGMVHVASVSDVLLDTSFTPPCQRMGAMVAFRSFQEFTRNITDVLSCFSDSPPPSPTFPEGGNPVLYGEEDSKSIQDEPIHILNVAIKTDSDIDDDGLAASFREFTQSKKSLLFEHGIRRLTFLVAQKREFPKFFTFRARDKFEEDRIYRHLEPALAFQLELNRMRNFALTAIPCANHKMHLYLGAARVEVGTEVTDYRFFVRAIIRHSDLVTKEASFEYLHNEAERLLLEAMDELEVAFNNTTVRTDCNHIFLNFVPTVIMDPSKIEESVRSMVMRYGSRLWKLRVLQAELKINIRLTPTGKQIPIRLFLTNESGYYLDISLYKEVTDSRTGQVGPKDRQIMFQAYGDKQGPLHGMLINTPYVTKDLLQSKRFQAQSLGTTYVYDFPEMFRQALKKLWHSSQAYAHLTKCPLPSELLTFTELVLDAQGQLVQMNRLPGGNEIGMVAWRMTLRTPEYPAGREIIVISNDITHKIGSFGPQEDVLFLRASEMARESGIPRIYIAANSGARIGLAEEIRHMFHVAWQDPTDPYKGFKYLYLTPQDYKKVSALNSVHCEHVEDEGESRYKITDIIGKDEGLGVENLKGSGMIAGESSLAYEEIITMNLVTCRAIGIGAYLVRLGQRTIQVDNSHIILTGAGALNKVLGREVYTSNNQLGGIQIMHNNGVTHSTVCDDFEGVFTLLQWLSYVPKCKSSPVPILNAKDPIDRPVEFVPTKAPYDPRWMLAGRPSQTPKGSWQSGFFDHGSFMEIMQPWAQSVVVGRARLGGIPTGVVAVETRSVELSIPADPANLDSEAKIIQQAGQVWFPDSAFKTAQAIKDLNREGLPLIVFANWRGFSGGMKDMYDQVLKFGAYIVDGLREYKQPVLVYIPPQAELRGGSWVVIDPTINPRHMEMYADKDSRGGVLEPEGTVEIKFRKKDLVKTMRRVDPVYLSLAERLGTPELSPPDRKELETKLKEREEFLLPIYHQVAVQFADLHDTPGRMQEKGVITDILEWQTSRLFFYWRLRRLLLEETVKRKIQAANSELTDGQVQAMLRRWFVEAEGAVKAYLWDNNEEVVGWLERQLAEEEGARSVIDENIKYIRRDHILKQIRSLVQANPEVAMDSIVHMTQHISATQRTEVVRILSTMETSGSS; this is encoded by the exons ACCAAGCATGTCAGGGCTGCACCTGGTGAAGCAAGGCAGAGATCGCCGGCGTATTGACCTCCAGAGGGACTTCACCGTGGCTTCTCCTGCTGAATTTGTCACCCGCTTTGGTGGCAACAAGGTTATTGAGAAG GTGCTTATTGCAAACAATGGCATTGCAGCAGTCAAATGCATGCGTTCCATCCGCCGCTGGGCCTATGAGATGTTTCGCAATGAAAGGGCAATCCGCTTTGTCGTAATGGTGACCCCAGAGGACCTGAAGGCTAATGCAG AGTACATCAAAATGGCAGATCATTACGTGCCCGTGCCAGGAGGgactaacaacaacaactatgCCAATGTGGAGCTCATTCTGGACATTGCTAAACGCATACCTGTTCAG GCAGTGTGGGCTGGGTGGGGTCATGCCTCAGAGAACCCCAAACTCCCAGAGCTTCTTCACAAGCATGGCATTGCCTTCATGG GCCCTCCAAGTCAGGCTATGTGGGCTCTAGGAGACAAGATTGCCTCTTCTATCGTGGCTCAGACAGCTGGCATTCCAACATTGCCATGGAGTGGTACAG gCCTGACAGTTGAATGGACTGAGAACAACCAAAAGAAGAGAATCATCAATGTCCCCACTGATGTGTATGAGCTGGGCTGCATCCAGGATGTCGAGGATGGACTTAAA GCTGCAGAGAAGATCGGCTACCCCGTGATGGTGAAGGcctcagagggaggaggaggaaaaggcaTCCGTAAAGTCAACTGTGTTGAAGATTTCCCGAACCTCTTCAGACAG GTCCAGGCAGAAGTTCCAGGCTCACCTATTTTCGTCATGCAGCTAGCCAAGCATGCCCGCCACTTAGAAGTTCAGATCTTGGCTGATCAGTATGGCAATGCCATTTCACTGTTTGGTCGAGACTGTTCTGTGCAGCGACGGCACCAGAAAATTATAGAGGAGGCTCCTGCTACCATCGCCACATCTGATGTGTTTGAGGATATGGAAAAG tgTGCAGTGAGGCTGGCTAAGATGGTTGGGTATGTCAGTGCAGGCACAGTGGAGTACCTGTACAGCCAAGATGGCAGCTTCTACTTCCTGGAGCTCAATCCCCGTCTGCAGGTGGAACACCCCTGTACTGAGATGGTAGCTGATGTCAACTtgcctgctgctcagctgcag ATTGCTATGGGTATTCCTCTTCAAAGGATCAAAGATATCCGGATGCTTTATGGGGTCCAGCCTTGGGGAGACTCTCCCATTGACTTTGAGGGTCTGTCGACAGCCCCCTCCCCAAGGGGCCATGTGATTGCAGCACGTATCACCAGTGAAAATCCTGATGAG GGTTTCAAGCCAAGCTCTGGAACAGTGCAAGAGCTGAATTTCCGTAGCAATAAGAACGTGTGGGGCTACTTCAGTGTTGCAGCGGCCGGAGGGCTACATGAGTTTGCCGATTCCCAGTTTGGACACTGTTTTTCTTGGGGAGAGAACCGAGAAGAAGCCATCTC CAACATGGTGGTGGCTTTAAAGGAGCTGTCCATCAGAGGAGACTTTAGGACCACAGTGGAATACCTTATTAAGCTATTGGAGACGGAAAGCTTTCAGCACAACAGCATTGACACGGGCTGGCTCGACAGGCTAATCTCAGAGAAGATGCAG GCAGAGCGTCCGGACACCATGCTGGGCATCGTAAGTGGGGCTCTTCATGTGGCAGATGTTAATCTGAGAAACAGTGTGTCCAACTTTCTGCATTCTCTTGAAAG GGGACAGGTgctgccagcacacacactacTCAACACTGTGGATGTAGAGCTGATCTATGAAGGTACTAAGTATGTCCTGAAAGTGACACGCCAGTCTCCCAACTCCTACGTGGTCATCATGAACAACTCTTCTGCTGAGGTGGATGTCCATCGGCTCAGTGATGGAGGTCTTTTGCTGTCTTATGATGGAAGCAGCTACACTACCTACATGAAGGAAGAGGTGGACAG GTATCGCATCACAATTGGGAACAAGACTTGTGTTTTTGAAAGGGAGAATGATCCTTCGATGCTGCGATCTCCTTCAGCAGGAAAACTAATCCAGTACACAGTTGAGGATGGTGGACACGTGTTTTCTGGCCAGTGCTACGCTGAAATAGAG GTGATGAAGATGGTAATGACCCTTACAGCTGCAGAGTCTGGTTGTATTCACTATGTGAAGAGGGCTGGAGCGGCCCTTGAGCCTGGCTGTGTCATTGCCAAGCTGCAACTAGACGACCCAAGCAGAGTGCAACAG GCGGAGCTGTACACAGGGGCCTTGCCTTCTGTCCAGGCAGTAGCCCTCAGAGGGGAGAAGCTACACAGGGTCTTCCATAACACACTGGATCACCTTGTTCACATAATGAATGGCTACTGTCTACCTGAGCCTTTTTTCAGTGCTAAG CTGAAAGAATGGGTGGAAAGATTGATGAAAACCATGCGTGATCCCTCTTTGCCACTGTTGGAGCTTCAAGACATCATGACTAGTGTGTCAGGTCGCATCCCACCTGCTGTCGAGAAAGCCATCAAGAAGGAGATGGCTCAGTATGCTAGCAACATCACCTCTGTGCTCTGCCAGTTTCCCAGCCAGCAG ATTGCAAACATCCTTGACAGCCATGCTGCTACTCTTAACAAGAAGTCAGAGAGAGAAGTCTTCTTTATGAATACACAAAGCATCGTTCAGTTGGTACAGAA gTATCGTAGTGGAATTCGGGGACACATGAAGGCAGTGGTGATGGACTTGCTCAGACAGTATTTGAAAGTAGAGATCCAGTTTCAGAATG GACACTatgacaagtgtgtgtttgctctgcgTGAGGAAAACAAAGGTGACATGGCCAATGTGCTCAACTATATCTTCTCCCATGCTCAAGTCACCAAGAAGAACCTGCTGGTCACTATGCTGATT GACCAACTTTGTGGCCGTGATCCCACACTGACAGATGAACTAATGACCATTTTGACTGAACTTACCCAGCTCAGCAAGACAACCAATGCCAAAGTGGCACTACGTGCCCGGCAG GTATTGATCGCTTCCCACCTCCCGTCTTATGAGCTACGACACAACCAGGTGGAGTCCATCTTCCTTTCTGCCATTGATATGTATGGACATCAGTTCTGCATTGAGAACCTGCAG AAACTGATCCTTTCAGAAACATCCATTTTTGATGTTCTGCCCAACTTCTTCTACCACAGTAATCAGGTAGTGAGAATGGCGGCCCTTGAG GTGTACGTTCGCAGAGCATACATTGCATATGAGCTGAACAGCGTTCAGCATCGACAGCTGAGAGACAACACATGTATAGTAGAGTTCCAGTTCATGCTTCCCACCTCGCACCCAAACAG AGGGAACATCCCCACTCTAAACAG GAAAATGTCTGCTCCAATCCTGGACAATGTAAAAGCCATGGACACTAAATTACAGGAAACTAAATCCCAGGACCTTAAAGCACAAGATAGTAAATCTAAGGATGACAGTCCTGGGAAGACAAATGCCTCAGATTTGGAATCTGTGGACAG GATGTCATTTTCATCCAACCTAAACCACTATGGCATGGTGCATGTAGCCAGCGTCAGTGACGTTCTGCTTGACACATCTTTTACACCGCCTTGTCAGCGCATGGGAGCCATGGTCGCATTCCGCTCCTTCCAGGAGTTCACCAG GAACATCACAGATGTGTTGAGTTGCTTCTCTGATTCTCCTCCCCCAAGTCCAACCTTCCCAGAGGGAGGTAATCCTGTCCTATACGGTGAAGAGGACAGTAAG AGTATCCAGGATGAGCCTATCCATATCTTAAATGTAGCTATAAAGACCGACAGCGACATCGATGACGATGGCCTGGCAGCGAGCTTCCGAGAGTTCACTCAGTCTAAG AAATCTCTACTGTTTGAACATGGAATCCGTAGGTTGACTTTCCTTGTGGCTCAAAAG AGAGAATTTCCCAAATTCTTCACATTCCGTGCCAGAGACAAG TTTGAAGAGGACAGGATCTATCGCCATTTGGAGCCGGCACTGGCTTTCCAGTTGGAGCTCAACCGTATGCGCAATTTTGCCTTAACTGCTATCCCATGTGCCAACCACAAGATGCACCTGTACCTGGGTGCAGCCCGTGTGGAAGTGGGCACAGAGGTTACAGACTACCGTTTCTTTGTGCGAGCCATTATCCGCCACTCTGATTTGGTCACAAAG GAGGCCTCTTTTGAATACCTTCACAATGAGGCAGAGCGTCTGCTACTGGAAGCCATGGATGAGCTGGAGGTGGCTTTCAATAACACAACCGTACGGACTGATTGTAACCATATATTCCTCAATTTTGTCCCCACGGTCATCATGGACCCATCAAAG ATTGAGGAGTCTGTGCGTTCCATGGTGATGCGCTACGGCAGCCGCTTATGGAAGTTGCGTGTCCTGCAGGCTGAACTGAAAATTAACATCCGCCTGACTCCAACAGGCAAGCAAATCCCCATCCGCCTCTTTCTCACCAACGAATCAGGCTACTACCTGGACATCAGCCTGTACAAGGAGGTCACTGATTCCCGAACCGGACAGGTGGGGCCCAAAGACCGACAG ATCATGTTCCAGGCTTATGGAGACAAGCAGGGTCCATTGCATGGCATGCTCATCAACACCCCGTATGTCACCAAGGACCTGCTGCAGTCTAAGCGCTTCCAGGCGCAGTCTCTGGGCACCACCTATGTCTATGACTTCCCAGAAATGTTCAGACAG GCTTTGAAAAAGCTGTGGCACTCTAGCCAGGCTTATGCCCACTTAACAAAATGCCCTCTGCCTTCTGAGCTGCTCACCTTCACGGAGTTGGTTCTTGATGCTCAAGGTCAGCTGGTGCAGATGAACCGACTACCAGGGGGCAATGAG ATTGGTATGGTGGCATGGCGGATGACCCTGCGTACACCAGAATACCCAGCAGGACGTGAGATCATCGTCATAAGTAATGACATCACACACAAGATAGGCTCATTTGGGCCCCAGGAGGACGTGTTGTTCCTGCGCGCCTCAGAGATGGCGCGAGAGAGCGGCATCCCTCGAATCTACATCGCAGCCAACAGTGGGGCCCGCATTGGACTGGCAGAGGAAATTAGACACATGTTCCATGTGGCCTGGCAAGATCCAACTGATCCCTATAAG GGTTTCAAGTATCTCTACCTCACACCTCAGGATTACAAAAAGGTTTCAGCCCTGAATTCTGTGCATTGTGAACATGTGGAGGATGAGGGAGAATCCAG GTACAAGATCACTGACATCATAGGAAAAGATGAAGGGCTAGGTGTGGAGAATCTGAAAGGGTCTGGAATGATTGCGGGAGAATCTTCTCTTGCTTATGAAGAGATCATCACCATGAACCTG GTCACATGCAGAGCCATAGGGATTGGAGCCTATCTGGTGAGGCTTGGACAGAGAACCATTCAAGTGGACAACTCTCACATTATCCTCACTGGGGCTGGAGCACTCAACAAG GTGCTGGGCAGAGAAGTTTACACATCAAACAACCAACTTGGTGGGATCCAAATCATGCACAACAATGGGGTGACCCATAGCACTGTTTGTGATGACTTTGAGGGAGTCTTCACTCTTCTGCAGTGGCTCTCCTACGTGCCCAAG TGTAAATCTAGTCCGGTGCCCATCCTCAATGCAAAGGATCCTATAGATCGGCCAGTGGAGTTTGTGCCTACAAAAGCTCCCTATGACCCTCGCTGGATGTTAGCAGGACGTCCCAGCCAGA CTCCAAAGGGTTCCTGGCAGAGTGGCTTCTTTGACCATGGATCCTTCATGGAGATCATGCAGCCTTGGGCTCAGAGTGTGGTGGTTGGCAGAGCCAG ACTGGGAGGAATACCTACTGGGGTGGTTGCCGTGGAAACAAGGTCTGTGGAGCTGTCAATCCCAGCCGATCCAGCCAATTTGGACTCAGAAGCGAAG ATCATCCAGCAAGCAGGACAAGTGTGGTTCCCAGATTCTGCCTTTAAAACAGCCCAAGCCATAAAGGACCTGAACAGAGAGGGCTTACCTCTTATAGTATTTGCCAACTGGAGGGGCTTTTCTGGAGGAATGAAag ATATGTATGACCAGGTGTTGAAGTTTGGGGCCTATATTGTTGATGGGCTGAGGGAGTACAAGCAGCCGGTGCTGGTTTATATCCCCCCACAGGCTGAACTGAGGGGAGGATCCTGGGTGGTTATAGATCCTACCATCAACCCTCGTCACATGGAGATGTATGCAGACAAGGACAGCCG GGGTGGAGTGTTGGAGCCTGAAGGAACAGTGGAGATCAAGTTTCGGAAGAAGGACCTGGTGAAGACCATGAGAAGAGTAGACCCGGTCTACTTGAGCTTGGCTGAAAGATTGG GAACCCCAGAGCTGAGTCCCCCTGATCGTAAAGAGCTGGAGACGAAACTGAAGGAGCGAGAAGAGTTTCTACTGCCCATCTACCACCAGGTGGCTGTACAGTTCGCAGACCTGCACGATACCCCAGGTCGCATGCAAGAGAAGGGAGTAATAACG GATATTCTTGAATGGCAAACATCCCGCCTGTTCTTCTACTGGCGTCTGCGGCGACTGCTGTTGGAGGAGACGGTCAAGAGGAAGATCCAAGCGGCCAACAGTGAGCTGACGGATGGTCAGGTCCAGGCAATGCTGCGCCGCTGGTTCGTGGAGGCTGAGGGGGCTGTCAAG GCCTATCTGTGGGATAACAATGAAGAAGTGGTGGGATGGCTGGAGAGACAGCTAGCTGAAGAAGAGGGTGCAAGGTCTGTCATTGACGAGAACATAAAGTACATCCGCCGAGATCACATCCTCAAGCAGATACGCAG CCTTGTTCAAGCCAATCCAGAGGTTGCTATGGATTCTATTGTGCACATGACCCAGCACATCTCAGCCACACAGAGAACCGAGGTGGTGCGTATTCTGTCCACTATGGAGACATCAGGCTCCTCCTAG